A segment of the Dethiosulfovibrio peptidovorans genome:
CTCTCGTTGAACTGAGAGCTCTCAGCTATGGTCCGAGTACAAGACAAGATTGTATCAGAAAACGGCGGTGATTGCATGAGCGATTTCTTCGGACCTCACGGTTTGTTCCGGTCAAAGCTTCCGGGGTTCGAGCATCGTCCCCAGCAGGAGGAACTCTCCCGGGCCATAAAGGATCTTCTGGATGGTCGAGCTGGACGGATTCTCGCGGCAGAAGCTCCCCCGGGTGTGGGGAAGACATTTGCCCTTTTGGCTCCTGCCATGACCTGGGCCCAGAAAACTGGCAGTACGGTGGTCATGTTGACCTCCAGTATCACCCTTCAGGAGCAACTTATCCAAAAAGATCTGCCAACCCTCGTGAACGTTTTAGGACTCCCCCTGCCCTTTGGCCTTTTGAAGGGACGGAACAACTACGCCTGTCTTCGGAAGGCCACGGAACTCGGCGACGAGGGCTTGTTATCGTTCAACGACAAAGGAGAGGCGTCGTCGGTGATTCTGGAGTGGCTGGTGACGACCGATGAAGGCGATCTGTCCGAGCTTCCCCTGCCACCGGGCCATCCTGCACTTGAGCGAATTGCTGCGAGCTTTAGGGGATGTCTGGGAAGTCGCTGTCCTCACCGAGATCAGTGCTTCGTCCAGAAGGGGCTTCGGAGTGCCGCAAAATGGCGGGTGGTGGTGGCCAACTATCATCTATATTTTTCCTACGCTTTGGGGCGAGCTGGGGGCTTCCCAATTCCAGCTCAGGTGATCCTCTGTGACGAGGCCCATCGCATGGCCGATGCTGCCTCATCGGTCTCGGCCATGAGCGTCCGGCTGGATGACTGGACCAGGCATCTTCGGCGGATTCCCTTACCGGGACTTGACGCCGCAGGGAACTCCGCAGTTGGGTATGACCAACAAAAAGAAGCCGACGGAGTAAGAACAGTCCTTCGGGCGATACGAGAGTTGTTCGAGGGACTGATGGTCTCGGGGGTCCCAAACGGACTGTGCCTTGAGTTTCCCGAGAGACTTCTTCGAACCGGGCGAGAGGTTCTGGCAGCTGTGGCTCCCCTGGTTGCCACGGGAAGGCGTTTCGAGGAATATCTGGACGAACTGGGTCCGTTGGGTGAAGAAGTAGCTCGAAAGGGGGCCGAATATCTGTCCTGGGTCGGGGGATTGGACGAGATGGCGCAAGCCCTTCGGTGGTGTCTGGATGTCGAGGACTATCCTCGATGGACCTATTGGAAGGAAGATGAAGCTCTCTACAGTGCGCCCAGCCGGTGCGACGACTTTTTGCCCCGGGCTTTTCAGGGCGAT
Coding sequences within it:
- a CDS encoding ATP-dependent helicase, which encodes MVRVQDKIVSENGGDCMSDFFGPHGLFRSKLPGFEHRPQQEELSRAIKDLLDGRAGRILAAEAPPGVGKTFALLAPAMTWAQKTGSTVVMLTSSITLQEQLIQKDLPTLVNVLGLPLPFGLLKGRNNYACLRKATELGDEGLLSFNDKGEASSVILEWLVTTDEGDLSELPLPPGHPALERIAASFRGCLGSRCPHRDQCFVQKGLRSAAKWRVVVANYHLYFSYALGRAGGFPIPAQVILCDEAHRMADAASSVSAMSVRLDDWTRHLRRIPLPGLDAAGNSAVGYDQQKEADGVRTVLRAIRELFEGLMVSGVPNGLCLEFPERLLRTGREVLAAVAPLVATGRRFEEYLDELGPLGEEVARKGAEYLSWVGGLDEMAQALRWCLDVEDYPRWTYWKEDEALYSAPSRCDDFLPRAFQGDEPPLVAAVSATMAVDRRFEFWSRETGLCADAELLLDSPFPLERQMTILVVDLKLPVTDSGYDERVCRVVRRLCRGNQGSSLVLLSSIRLLRRVGEFLRKNDDGYTVLVQGDRPRAELLRRFREDPSSVLVGTVSFREGVDIPGDSLTQVIVDRIPFPHPDDPLQRARRDLDGGSSFVQSVLPSAKMHLRQAVGRLIRSETDQGRVAILDGRVLSRRDWKVLESLPNVPIRRIRVVDRSEPEKRPS